The region GGTCGAACAGCGAGAGTTCGCCGATCAACTCACCGGGGCCGAGGACGGCCAGCATGTTCTCCCGGCCGTCGGGGGAGGTGCGGTGAAGCTTCACCTTGCCCTCGGTCACCACATAGAGGCGGTCACCGGGGTCGCCCTCGTGGAACAGGGCGTCACCGCGTGCGAGGGTCACCTCGCTCATGGAGGCGCGCAGCTCCGCGGCCTGCTCGTCATCGAGCGCCGCGAAGAGCGGGGCGCGCCGCAGAACGTCGTCCACGTGTTCTCTCCTTGTCGACCTGCTCAGGGGACCTGGGTCCCCATGATGCCGGACGGTAAAACAGTGCGATCAATCACTTCAATCACCAAGGATGACTTACAACCGGGCCGGGTCGTGCTTCAGGGGGCTGATTGGGTACGCATTGGGCTGTGGCCAAGGCGGATGTCAGTGGCTGCGCCTAGGCTGGCCGGGTGTCCAACAAGCCGGTGAGAGCGCAGGTCAAGGGGGCCGGACAGGTGACAGCAGGGCAAAATTCCGCCGTGGGCGAACAGGCTGCGGCGAGGTCGCGAACAGCCGCCAAATCGGTACGGGCGACCCCGGCCGGGACGGCTGCGGCCGAGAAGCCGCCGGTCAAGAGCGCGGCGAAGAAGGCAGTCGCCAAGAAGCCGACGGCCAAGAAGGCAACGACGAAGACCGTGGCCAAGAAGAGCGCGCCCACGACGAGCGCGCCCACGAAGCCCACACCCACGAAGCAGGCCAAGCCGGAGTCGCACCTGGCGATGGTCCGCCGCGCCCGCAAGATCAACCGAGAGCTGGCCGAGGTATACCCGTACGCCCACCCCGAGCTCGACTTCGAGAACCCCTTCCAGCTGCTGGTCGCCACGGTCCTCTCCGCCCAGACCACTGACCTGCGCGTCAACCAGACCACCCCCGCCCTCTTCGACGCCTACCCGACGCCCGAGGACATGGCCGCGGCGGTGCCCGAGGAGCTGGAGGAGATCATCCGGCCCACGGGCTTCTTCCGGGCCAAGGCGCGGTCCCTGATGGGCCTCTCCACGGCGCTGCGGGACAACTTCGGCGGCGAGGTGCCCGGCCGTATCGAGGACCTGGTCACCCTGCCCGGCGTCGGCCGCAAGACCGCCAACGTCGTCCTCGGCAACTACTTCGGCGTGCCCGGAATCACCGTCGACACCCACTTCGGACGCCTGGTGCGACGCTGGAAGTGGACCGACGAGGAGGACCCGGTGAAGGTAGAGGCGGTGGTCGCCGAGATCTTCCCGAAGAGCGAGTGGACGATGCTCTCGCACCGCGTCGTCTTCCACGGCCGCCGGATCTGCCACTCCCGCAAGCCCGCCTGCGGCGCCTGCCCGATCGCCTCGCTCTGTCCGTCGTACGGCGAGGGCGAGACGGACCCGGAGAAGGCCGAGAAGCTGCTCAAGTACGAGAAGGGCGGCTATCCGGGACAGCGGCTGAAGCCCCCGCAGTCCTACCTGGACGCGGGCGGGAAGCCCGCCCCGCCGATGGGTGCGGCCACGGTGGGCTAGGCGAGGCGAGGCGCGGCGAAGGTCACGGCCAAGGCCACGGCCGGAAAGTGACCTTCGCCGGTCCCCGGATTGAGGGAACGACAGCTGAATGCGGAACGATCGTGACGGGGGCGGACGTTGGGAGAGCACGGGGGTGTGGCGATGACAAGGACGAGTGCTGCGGGAGCCGCCAGTGAGGCGGACGAGGCGGACGAGGACGGGGTGCCGACGGCGGCCGACGGGGTCGTCGTCAGCGACCGGGGGCTGCCCGACTGGCTCGATCCGGTGGCGGGCGTGGCCCGCAGCGTCCGGCCCGAGCAGCTGAGCCGGTTCCTGCCGCCGGAGAGCGGCAGCGGCCGCCAGTCCGCCGTCCTGGTGCTCTTCGGCGAGGGACCGAGGGGGCCCGAGCTGCTCCTGATGGAGCGGGCGAGCAGCCTCCGCTCGCATGCCGGGCAGATCTCCTTCCCCGGGGGCGCCCTCGACCCCGAGGACGGCGACCCGGAGACCACGGGACCGCTCCGGGCCGCCCTCAGGGAGGCCGAGGAGGAGACCGGACTCGACCCGTCCGGTGTCCAGGTCTTCGGAGTGCTGCCGCGTCTCTACATCCCCGTCAGCAGCTTCGTGGTGACCCCGGTGCTGGGCTGGTGGCGCGAGCCGAGCCCGGTCGGCGCCGTCGACCAGGGCGAGACCGCGCGGGTCTTCACCGTCCCGGTGGCCCATCTCACCGACCCGGCGACCCGGGCCACCAGCGTGCACCCGCGCGGCCACCGAGGTCCGGCCTTCCTGCTGGACGCCGGGCTGCTGTGGGGGTTCACTGCCGGGGTGGTCGACAAGGTCCTGCACTACGCGGGCTGGGAGCGGCCCTGGGACCGCTCTCGCGAGGTCCCGCTCGACTGGCACGCATGACGGACATGACAGGGTGGCGGGCGTGAACGTCCTGGACATTGTGTTGCTGGTCGCGGCCGTGTGGTTCGCGGTCATCGGGTACCGCCAGGGATTCGTCGTCGGCGTGCTGTCGGTGATCGGGTTCCTCGGCGGCGGTCTTGTCGCGGTCTATCTGCTGCCGGTCATCTGGGGGTGGTTCGACGAGGGCTCCTCCCTCGGCGACTCCACCACCGGAATCCTGGTGGCGGTCGTGATCGTGATCGTCTGCGCCTCCGTGGGGCAGGCATTCACCACGCACCTGGGCAACAAGCTCCGCAGACACATCACCTGGTCGCCCGCCCGCGCCCTGGACGCGACCGGCGGCGCGCTGGTCAACGTCGTGGCGATGCTGCTGGTGGCCTGGCTGATCGGCTCCGCCCTCGCGGGCTCCTCGCTGCCCACGCTCGGCAAGGAGGTGCGCAGCTCGAAGGTGCTGCTCGGGGTGGACCGGGTGGTGCCGGGCGAGGCCAGCACCTGGTTCGAGGACTTCAGTTCCGTCCTTGCGCAGAATGGTTTCCCGCAGGTCTTCAGCCCGTTCTCGAACGAGCCGATCACCGAGGTCCTGCCCCCCGACCCGAAGCTCGCGAACAGCCCGGTCGCGGCCCGCGCCAAGAAGTCCATCGTCAAGGTCGTCGGTACGGCTCCCAGCTGCGGCAAGGTCCTGGAGGGCACCGGTTTCGTGTACTCCGAGCGCCGCGTCATGACGAACGCCCACGTGGTGGGGGGCGTCAGCGAGCCGACCGTACAGATCGGCGGCGAGGGCAAGCTGTACGACGCGAAGGTCGTCCTCTACGACTGGAAGCGCGACATCGCCGTCCTCGACGTCCCCGCCCTGCGTGCCAAGCCCCTCGAATTCATCGGCAAGGACGCCCGCAGCGGCGACAGCGCGATCGTCGCGGGCTTCCCGGAGAACGGCGCCTACGACGTCCGCTCGGCCCGCGTCCGCGGCCGCATCAACGCCAAGGGCCCCGACATCTACCACCGCGACACGGTCCGCCGCGACGTCTACTCGCTGTACGCGACCGTCCGCCAGGGCAACTCCGGCGGCCCGCTGCTGACCCCCGAGGGCAAGGTGTACGGCGTCGTCTTCGCCAAGTCCCTGGACGACCCGGAGACGGGGTACGCGCTGACCGCCGACGAGATCCGCGACGACATCAAGCAGGGCCGCACGGCCAACCAGCAGGTGGACAGCCAGGGCTGCGCGCTCTGAGCGGGCTCGGCCCGTGCGTGCGGCGTACGCCCCGAAAGGCACGCCCCGAAGGCACGACCCGAAGGCACGACCCGAAGGCACGATCCGAAAGGCACCACCCGAAAGGCACGAGCATGCGTCTGACGATCCTGGGCGGCGGCGGCTTCCGCGTCCCGCTGGTGTACGGAGCGCTGCTGCGCGACCGCGCCGAGGGCCGCGTCACCCACGTCACCCTGTACGACCCGGCCCCTGACCGGCTGGCCGCCATCGCCCGGGTGCTGAGCGACCAGGCGGCCCGCGCCCGCGCCGAGGGCGTCCCCGTCGCCCCCGCCGCCCCCGAGGTCTCGGTCACCACCGACCTCGACGAGGCGCTGCGCGGTGCCGACTTCGTCTTCTCCGCGATCCGGGTCGGCGGACTCGAAGGCCGGGCCGCCGACGAACGGGTCGCCCTGGCCGAGGGCGTGCTCGGCCAGGAGACCGTCGGCGCGGGCGGCATCGCGTACGGACTGCGGACCGTCCCCGTGGCCGTCGACATCGCCCAGCGGGTGGCCCGGCTGGCCCCCGACGCCTGGGTCATCAACTTCACCAACCCGGCGGGCCTGGTCACCGAGGCCATGTCCCGCCACCTCGGCGACCGCGTCATCGGCATCTGCGACTCCCCGGTGGGCCTCGCCCGCCGCGTCGCGCGGACCCTCGGCGTCGCCGACCCCGCCTCGGCGCGCATCGACTACGTCGGGCTCAACCACCTGGGCTGGCTGCGCGGTCTGTACGTCGACGACCGTGACGTACTGCCGGAGCTCTTCGCCGACGACGAGCGGCTGACGTCCTTCGAGGAGGGCAGGCTCTTCGGCGCGGACTGGCTGCGCTCGCTGGGCTCCGTCCCCAACGAGTACCTGCACTACTACTACTTCAACCGCGAGGCGGTCACCGCCTACCAGCAGGCGAAGCAGACCCGCGGCGCCTTCCTCCGCGACCAGCAGGCGCGCTTCTACGAGGCTCTGGCGGGCGGAGCGGGCCAGCAGTGGGAGCAGGGTGCCGCCTGGGACGCCTGGGACCGTACGAGGGTCGAGCGCGAGGCCACGTACATGGCCGAGAACCGGGAGGCGGCGGGTGCGGGCGAGCGCGCCGCCGACGACCTGGAGTCCGGCGGGTACGAGTACGTGGCGCTGGCCCTGATGCGGGCCATCGCGCGCGACGAACGCACCACGCTGATCCTCAACGTCCGCAACGGCAAGGGCACCCATCCTGCGGCCAGCCCCGACAGCCCCGACAGCCCCGACAGCCCCGACGGCAGCAGCGTCCTCGACGTCCTCGACGAGGCAGCCGTGGTCGAAGCCCCGTGCCTGGTCGACGCGACCGGTGCCCACCCCCTGGCGGTCTCGCAGCTCACCGGGCACGAGGCGGGCCTGGTGGCCGCCGTGAAGGCCGTGGAGAGGTGTGTGCTGGCCGCAGGGGAGAGCGGGTCGCGGCGGGAGGCGGTCAAGGCGTTCGCCCTGCACCCGCTCGTCGACTCGGTCCAGGTGGCGCGCAGGCTGCTGGAGGGCTACCGGGGCGCACACCCGGGACTCGACTACCTCAGGAAGGACTGACGCGAAGGCAAGGACTGACGCGAAGGCGTCGGTCCTTCCGGGGCGTCAGACGCCAAGGCACTGGTCCGGCCGGGGCGTCAGCTCCGTTGGTGCCTCAGCCGCGCCGACACCCACCGGGCGCGACGCCGGAGGATACGGGGGATGCCGATCGCC is a window of Streptomyces sp. NBC_00237 DNA encoding:
- the nth gene encoding endonuclease III; this translates as MGEQAAARSRTAAKSVRATPAGTAAAEKPPVKSAAKKAVAKKPTAKKATTKTVAKKSAPTTSAPTKPTPTKQAKPESHLAMVRRARKINRELAEVYPYAHPELDFENPFQLLVATVLSAQTTDLRVNQTTPALFDAYPTPEDMAAAVPEELEEIIRPTGFFRAKARSLMGLSTALRDNFGGEVPGRIEDLVTLPGVGRKTANVVLGNYFGVPGITVDTHFGRLVRRWKWTDEEDPVKVEAVVAEIFPKSEWTMLSHRVVFHGRRICHSRKPACGACPIASLCPSYGEGETDPEKAEKLLKYEKGGYPGQRLKPPQSYLDAGGKPAPPMGAATVG
- a CDS encoding CoA pyrophosphatase, which gives rise to MTRTSAAGAASEADEADEDGVPTAADGVVVSDRGLPDWLDPVAGVARSVRPEQLSRFLPPESGSGRQSAVLVLFGEGPRGPELLLMERASSLRSHAGQISFPGGALDPEDGDPETTGPLRAALREAEEETGLDPSGVQVFGVLPRLYIPVSSFVVTPVLGWWREPSPVGAVDQGETARVFTVPVAHLTDPATRATSVHPRGHRGPAFLLDAGLLWGFTAGVVDKVLHYAGWERPWDRSREVPLDWHA
- a CDS encoding MarP family serine protease, with the translated sequence MNVLDIVLLVAAVWFAVIGYRQGFVVGVLSVIGFLGGGLVAVYLLPVIWGWFDEGSSLGDSTTGILVAVVIVIVCASVGQAFTTHLGNKLRRHITWSPARALDATGGALVNVVAMLLVAWLIGSALAGSSLPTLGKEVRSSKVLLGVDRVVPGEASTWFEDFSSVLAQNGFPQVFSPFSNEPITEVLPPDPKLANSPVAARAKKSIVKVVGTAPSCGKVLEGTGFVYSERRVMTNAHVVGGVSEPTVQIGGEGKLYDAKVVLYDWKRDIAVLDVPALRAKPLEFIGKDARSGDSAIVAGFPENGAYDVRSARVRGRINAKGPDIYHRDTVRRDVYSLYATVRQGNSGGPLLTPEGKVYGVVFAKSLDDPETGYALTADEIRDDIKQGRTANQQVDSQGCAL
- a CDS encoding 6-phospho-beta-glucosidase, encoding MRLTILGGGGFRVPLVYGALLRDRAEGRVTHVTLYDPAPDRLAAIARVLSDQAARARAEGVPVAPAAPEVSVTTDLDEALRGADFVFSAIRVGGLEGRAADERVALAEGVLGQETVGAGGIAYGLRTVPVAVDIAQRVARLAPDAWVINFTNPAGLVTEAMSRHLGDRVIGICDSPVGLARRVARTLGVADPASARIDYVGLNHLGWLRGLYVDDRDVLPELFADDERLTSFEEGRLFGADWLRSLGSVPNEYLHYYYFNREAVTAYQQAKQTRGAFLRDQQARFYEALAGGAGQQWEQGAAWDAWDRTRVEREATYMAENREAAGAGERAADDLESGGYEYVALALMRAIARDERTTLILNVRNGKGTHPAASPDSPDSPDSPDGSSVLDVLDEAAVVEAPCLVDATGAHPLAVSQLTGHEAGLVAAVKAVERCVLAAGESGSRREAVKAFALHPLVDSVQVARRLLEGYRGAHPGLDYLRKD